In Abditibacteriota bacterium, a single window of DNA contains:
- a CDS encoding GIY-YIG nuclease family protein: MYVYILSNSHKTVFYTGVTNNIFRRMFEHKSGLIEGFSKKYHCSLLLWYRELSGETDAITFEKSLKKYSRSAKLKLITKDNPELNDLAKDWDFGDLTVPLEYTQFPGMH, encoded by the coding sequence ATGTACGTTTATATTCTCAGCAATTCACACAAGACCGTCTTTTACACAGGGGTAACCAACAACATCTTCAGACGTATGTTTGAGCATAAAAGCGGACTCATCGAAGGCTTCTCAAAGAAATACCACTGTTCGCTTCTCCTTTGGTACAGAGAGCTCAGCGGAGAAACGGATGCAATAACGTTCGAGAAAAGCCTGAAAAAATACAGCCGCTCCGCAAAACTCAAGCTGATAACCAAGGACAACCCCGAATTGAACGATCTGGCTAAGGATTGGGATTTTGGTGATTTGACGGTCCCCCTGGAATATACTCAATTTCCGGGAATGCACTGA